Proteins from a genomic interval of Desulfovibrio piger:
- the dapA gene encoding 4-hydroxy-tetrahydrodipicolinate synthase, protein MQFFGALTALVTPFKNGAVDEAAYREFIEFQISEGIHGLVPCGTTGESATLSHEEHERVIEICIDQVKGRVPVLAGAGSNNTIEAIRLTRFAQKAGADGALLITPYYNKPTQEGLYRHFKAIAEAVDMPLVPYNVPGRTGTNLLPATLSRLAHEFPNIVGVKEATGDMSQCSLIMEQCPKGFSLLSGDDFTALPLMSIGGSGVISVTSNIVPGKVAAMYNAFAKGDISTAMGIHHDLFVLHQAMFMESNPIPVKTALALMGRMTDEMRLPLCPLTDEHLERLKGVLASKGLLA, encoded by the coding sequence ATGCAATTTTTCGGTGCCCTGACCGCCCTCGTCACGCCGTTCAAAAACGGCGCCGTTGATGAAGCCGCCTATCGCGAATTCATTGAATTCCAGATCAGTGAGGGAATCCACGGCCTTGTGCCTTGCGGCACCACCGGCGAATCGGCCACGCTCTCCCACGAAGAGCATGAACGTGTCATCGAGATCTGTATCGACCAGGTCAAGGGGCGTGTGCCCGTCCTGGCCGGTGCCGGTTCCAACAATACCATCGAAGCCATCCGCCTGACCCGCTTTGCCCAGAAAGCCGGGGCCGACGGTGCGCTGCTGATCACCCCCTATTACAACAAGCCCACCCAGGAAGGTCTGTACCGTCACTTCAAGGCCATCGCCGAAGCCGTCGACATGCCTCTGGTCCCCTACAACGTTCCCGGCCGTACCGGCACCAACCTGCTGCCTGCCACGCTCAGCCGTCTGGCTCATGAGTTCCCCAATATCGTGGGCGTGAAAGAAGCCACCGGCGACATGAGCCAGTGCAGCCTGATCATGGAACAGTGCCCCAAGGGCTTCAGCCTGCTTTCCGGTGACGACTTCACCGCTCTGCCCCTCATGTCCATCGGCGGCAGCGGCGTCATCTCCGTGACCTCCAATATCGTCCCCGGCAAGGTGGCTGCCATGTACAATGCCTTTGCCAAGGGCGATATCTCCACCGCCATGGGCATCCATCATGACCTCTTCGTCCTGCATCAGGCCATGTTCATGGAAAGCAACCCCATCCCGGTCAAGACCGCCCTGGCTCTCATGGGCCGCATGACCGACGAGATGCGCCTGCCGCTCTGCCCGCTGACCGACGAACATCTGGAACGCCTCAAGGGCGTCCTGGCTTCCAAGGGACTGCTTGCCTAA
- a CDS encoding ATP-binding cassette domain-containing protein, producing MISLDIKKSFDDPGREAPFHLGIRLEMPEDSRTLVLFGASGSGKTLTLHCLAGLVRPDAGRIVVDGNILYDSEQGICVPARRRRIGYMFQDYALFPHLSVLHNVAYAGTGLLPWRLNGEQRTWAMDLLERLGIAHLARLYPGNLSGGQKQRVALARALGTRPSLLLLDEPFSALDPLLRERLRGEIQEILAAFAIPAVIISHDPEDVDAFAGTLVTYHRGRARMIADYASLRREYASAGDCLRHLQQEMQAESARAAGR from the coding sequence ATGATCTCTCTGGATATAAAAAAATCATTCGACGATCCCGGCAGGGAAGCGCCCTTCCATCTGGGCATCCGTCTGGAGATGCCGGAGGACAGCCGGACCCTCGTTTTGTTCGGCGCTTCCGGTTCGGGCAAGACCCTGACCCTGCATTGCCTTGCCGGTCTGGTCCGGCCCGATGCCGGGCGAATCGTGGTGGACGGGAACATCCTGTATGACAGCGAGCAGGGCATCTGTGTGCCTGCCCGGCGGCGGCGCATCGGCTACATGTTCCAGGATTACGCCCTGTTCCCGCATCTGAGCGTGTTGCATAACGTGGCCTATGCCGGGACGGGCCTGCTGCCCTGGCGCCTGAACGGGGAACAGCGCACCTGGGCCATGGATCTGCTGGAGCGCCTGGGCATCGCTCATCTGGCCCGCCTGTACCCGGGCAACCTCTCCGGCGGGCAGAAGCAGCGTGTGGCGCTGGCACGGGCCCTGGGGACACGGCCGTCGCTCCTTTTGCTGGACGAGCCCTTTTCCGCGCTCGACCCCCTGCTGCGTGAACGCCTGCGCGGCGAGATACAGGAGATCCTTGCCGCATTCGCCATCCCGGCCGTCATCATCAGCCATGACCCGGAAGACGTGGACGCCTTTGCCGGGACCCTGGTCACCTACCACCGGGGACGGGCCCGCATGATCGCGGATTATGCCTCCCTGCGCCGGGAGTACGCGTCGGCGGGCGATTGTTTGCGCCATCTGCAGCAGGAGATGCAGGCAGAGAGCGCCCGGGCCGCAGGGCGGTAG
- a CDS encoding DMT family transporter — MTDTERSIPGTGPAARRAWQKGLPLALLTLLCMTLFALNSILCRLALLHHGMDPVSYTAIRMTSGALMLFALHRWRQRRHGQVPDWRGQGSWGAALALFTYMLAFSIAYVSMPTAAGALVIAVAVQTSMIGYGIHAGQRPNLGQTLGIGLAMAGLVVLLLPGLEAPPLPAACVMFVSGSAWGAYSLCGRKFRHAAEATTDNFIRCVPLVLVLMLALWWRLSLPVQGVALALCAGALASALGYILWYALVPCYSIAAAAAAQLSVPVITALGAVVFVGEAITLRLVLCSAAILGGIFIVALWGQRHAVPRPDGNRCGQSADTAPRR; from the coding sequence ATGACGGATACGGAACGATCCATACCGGGGACAGGGCCTGCGGCACGCCGCGCCTGGCAGAAGGGGCTGCCGCTGGCGCTCCTGACCCTGTTGTGCATGACCCTTTTTGCCCTCAACTCCATCCTGTGCCGCCTTGCCCTGCTGCATCACGGCATGGATCCGGTCAGTTATACGGCCATCCGCATGACGTCCGGCGCTTTGATGCTCTTTGCCCTGCACAGATGGCGCCAGCGGCGTCACGGACAGGTGCCGGACTGGCGGGGGCAGGGCAGCTGGGGCGCGGCCCTGGCGCTGTTCACCTACATGCTGGCGTTTTCCATCGCCTATGTGAGCATGCCCACCGCGGCCGGGGCCCTGGTCATCGCCGTGGCCGTGCAGACCAGCATGATAGGTTATGGGATCCATGCGGGGCAGCGCCCCAACCTGGGGCAGACGCTGGGGATAGGCCTGGCCATGGCCGGGCTCGTGGTCCTGCTGCTGCCCGGTCTGGAAGCGCCGCCCCTGCCGGCCGCCTGCGTGATGTTCGTGTCCGGCTCCGCCTGGGGGGCCTACAGCCTGTGCGGCCGCAAGTTCCGTCACGCTGCGGAGGCCACCACCGACAACTTCATCCGCTGCGTCCCCCTGGTCCTGGTGCTGATGCTGGCCCTGTGGTGGCGGCTCTCCCTGCCGGTGCAGGGGGTGGCGCTGGCCCTGTGCGCCGGGGCCCTGGCCTCCGCCCTGGGCTATATCCTCTGGTATGCGCTGGTGCCCTGTTACAGTATCGCGGCCGCTGCCGCCGCCCAGCTGAGCGTGCCTGTGATCACGGCCCTGGGGGCGGTGGTCTTCGTGGGCGAGGCCATCACCCTGCGCCTTGTCCTGTGTTCGGCCGCCATCCTCGGCGGCATCTTCATCGTGGCTTTGTGGGGGCAGCGTCATGCTGTGCCCCGGCCTGACGGCAACAGATGCGGACAATCGGCGGATACCGCCCCAAGGAGATGA
- a CDS encoding DUF4037 domain-containing protein, producing the protein MMQGLELSRRYFEACLPLCAVGLAGEGSECLGFDDATSRDHDWGPGFCIWLLREDLARHRQRLEDVLRLLPGTFEGFPCRMTPERRMGRTGPMAMEDFYARFTGRDTPPSDWRHWLGMQEWGLATCTNGEVFFDGPGRFSAWRTTLLDYFPRDLHLKKMATRCMQMAQAGQYNLPRCLERGDSIGAMLALGRFSEAALSLACLLNRRYLPFYKWAWRTVQGLPRLGADMCTALQQAAAAPLTTEEGGQKAVAAVEDICALVAAELRRQGLSDEQDSWLWLHGPIVMRQVRTVEILRMDLLRD; encoded by the coding sequence ATGATGCAAGGACTGGAACTTTCCCGGCGCTATTTCGAAGCCTGCCTGCCCCTGTGCGCCGTGGGCCTGGCAGGGGAGGGCTCGGAATGCCTGGGCTTCGACGATGCCACGTCCCGGGATCACGACTGGGGGCCGGGCTTCTGTATCTGGCTTTTGCGGGAAGACCTGGCCCGGCACAGGCAGCGGCTGGAAGACGTCCTGCGCCTGCTGCCCGGGACCTTCGAGGGTTTTCCCTGTCGCATGACGCCGGAGCGGCGCATGGGGCGGACAGGACCCATGGCCATGGAAGATTTTTACGCCCGCTTCACCGGCCGGGACACGCCGCCTTCCGACTGGCGTCACTGGCTGGGCATGCAGGAATGGGGACTGGCCACCTGCACCAATGGCGAAGTTTTTTTCGACGGGCCCGGTCGCTTCAGTGCCTGGCGCACGACCCTGCTGGACTATTTTCCCCGTGACCTGCATCTGAAAAAAATGGCCACGCGCTGCATGCAGATGGCACAGGCGGGCCAGTACAACCTGCCGCGCTGTCTTGAACGCGGGGACAGCATCGGCGCCATGCTGGCCCTGGGGCGCTTCAGCGAGGCGGCCCTTTCCCTGGCCTGCCTGCTGAACCGGCGGTATCTGCCGTTCTACAAATGGGCCTGGCGCACCGTGCAGGGCCTGCCCCGCCTGGGGGCCGATATGTGTACTGCCCTGCAACAGGCCGCAGCGGCCCCTTTGACGACCGAAGAAGGCGGGCAGAAAGCCGTGGCGGCCGTGGAAGACATCTGCGCTCTTGTGGCGGCGGAGCTACGGCGTCAGGGACTGAGCGATGAGCAGGACAGCTGGCTGTGGCTGCACGGGCCGATAGTGATGCGGCAGGTGCGCACGGTGGAGATCCTGCGCATGGACCTGCTGCGGGATTAA
- a CDS encoding HU family DNA-binding protein, translated as MNKSELIKALAEESNLPFDDASLVVNTFIDAMKDSLIAGDRIEIRGFGSFKIKEYSGYAGRNPKTGESVSVVPKRLPFFRAGKELKEYINQ; from the coding sequence ATGAACAAGAGCGAACTCATCAAGGCCCTGGCAGAAGAAAGCAATCTTCCGTTCGATGATGCGTCCTTGGTGGTGAACACTTTCATTGATGCGATGAAGGATTCGCTCATCGCTGGCGACCGTATCGAGATCAGGGGATTCGGGAGCTTCAAGATCAAGGAATACAGCGGCTATGCCGGACGTAATCCCAAAACCGGCGAAAGCGTCTCCGTCGTGCCCAAACGCCTGCCCTTCTTCCGTGCCGGGAAGGAGCTCAAGGAATATATCAACCAGTAA
- the lnt gene encoding apolipoprotein N-acyltransferase: MRDAWLRSSPPGLGLAGAAALWLAFPNGWISLPPLALLLPLCLALLGSSAPSAGAALRRGWLSSIVGMAAVLYWLTIPMATVGNLPMALAAVCAVLVATCLASAGGLFSLLAHALRGRGPLAQAWLLGLAWYFLEYVYALVAGFPWLPLGGALAAWPLWIQAADVTGAYLLAGLWVTVILSLRHWRRPACVCTGLLLAALLLGYGAWRLHTAPLEDDPRGEDSVAVLFAEGNIDQNQKWVPAYQRRTVETYLRLTQAELARHPGEKPLIVWPETALPFNFDNNGILSALVRNLARQAQSPLLTGVPGFQYDAAGNMQVFNRALLLDPSGNTAGHYDKEHLVPFGEYVPEWLNWNFLADLLQEVGVYTPGRSAAPLVHEDLRLGMLICYEAVFPWLAQARVEHGANVLVDISNDGWFGRSPAALQHLYLASLRAVEQGRWLLRGTNTGISAIIDARGRVTVRGGQFEENTLWGRLRLQQGATIYHKLGLWLPLAAGLLWLGIFWGTRRPSPSTPR, translated from the coding sequence ATGCGTGACGCCTGGTTGCGTTCCTCCCCCCCGGGCCTCGGCCTGGCGGGGGCCGCGGCGTTGTGGCTTGCGTTTCCCAACGGCTGGATCTCCCTGCCTCCGCTGGCCCTGCTGCTGCCCCTGTGCCTGGCCCTGCTGGGCAGCTCGGCGCCCTCGGCGGGCGCGGCCCTGCGTCGCGGCTGGCTGAGCTCCATCGTGGGCATGGCGGCCGTGCTCTACTGGCTGACCATTCCCATGGCCACCGTGGGCAACCTGCCCATGGCCCTGGCGGCGGTCTGCGCCGTGCTGGTGGCCACCTGCCTGGCCAGCGCCGGCGGCCTGTTCAGCCTGCTGGCCCATGCCCTGCGCGGGCGCGGCCCGCTGGCACAGGCCTGGTTGCTGGGTCTTGCCTGGTATTTTCTGGAATATGTCTACGCGCTGGTGGCGGGCTTTCCCTGGCTGCCCCTGGGCGGCGCCCTGGCGGCCTGGCCCCTGTGGATACAGGCCGCCGACGTGACGGGCGCCTATCTGCTGGCCGGCCTGTGGGTCACGGTGATCCTTAGCCTGCGGCACTGGCGCCGGCCTGCCTGCGTGTGCACCGGGCTACTGCTGGCCGCCCTGCTGCTGGGCTATGGTGCCTGGCGCCTGCACACCGCGCCGCTGGAGGACGATCCCCGCGGCGAGGACAGCGTGGCCGTCCTCTTTGCCGAAGGCAACATCGACCAGAACCAGAAGTGGGTGCCGGCCTACCAGCGCCGCACGGTGGAGACCTATCTGCGCCTGACACAGGCGGAGCTGGCGCGCCATCCCGGCGAAAAGCCCCTCATCGTCTGGCCTGAAACGGCCCTGCCCTTCAATTTCGACAACAACGGCATCCTGTCCGCACTGGTGCGCAATCTGGCCCGCCAGGCCCAGAGCCCCCTGCTGACCGGCGTGCCCGGCTTCCAGTATGATGCGGCAGGCAACATGCAGGTCTTCAACCGTGCCCTGCTCCTCGATCCCTCGGGCAACACGGCGGGCCATTATGACAAGGAACATCTCGTGCCCTTCGGCGAATATGTGCCGGAGTGGCTCAACTGGAATTTCCTTGCCGACCTGCTCCAGGAAGTGGGCGTCTACACCCCCGGCCGCTCCGCCGCGCCCCTGGTGCACGAAGACCTCCGCCTGGGCATGCTCATCTGCTACGAGGCCGTCTTCCCCTGGCTGGCGCAGGCCCGCGTGGAGCACGGCGCCAACGTGCTGGTGGACATCAGCAACGACGGCTGGTTCGGCCGCTCGCCGGCGGCGCTCCAGCATCTGTACCTCGCCTCCCTGCGCGCCGTGGAGCAGGGGCGCTGGCTGCTGCGGGGCACCAATACCGGCATCTCCGCCATCATCGACGCCCGCGGCCGCGTGACCGTCCGCGGGGGCCAGTTCGAAGAAAATACCCTCTGGGGGCGTCTGCGCCTGCAACAGGGGGCCACCATCTATCACAAGCTCGGGCTCTGGCTGCCGCTGGCCGCCGGACTGCTCTGGCTCGGCATTTTCTGGGGCACGCGTCGCCCCTCACCTTCAACCCCTCGATAG
- a CDS encoding histidine-type phosphatase yields MRTWTCLAGLLALLLGLIPCPVSAAPSAYHLSKVVMLTRHGVAAPADDNQLPRITGKAWPQWPVGPGQLSPRGAGLLTAQWASLRALYLEAGLLPAQKTESRVFVRADNTPRSRGSAEALLRGLTPGTLPSYAVVNLDPDPLFEPVQAGLAIFDPAETALAVLDHINGDFSQFWESLGEPMSLLDQLTGPLSSEACNSINLPGGCRLSDMVPSISIMDMGRRVEIRGGLGLGSPLVDLLVQEYAQWPQQDAAWGQANAAALRKLLPIRSEIFNALHRTPLVAGIYGGPLLRDMALALYSQHADPRLNEARCAVFVGNDNNLAAIGSLLGIDWQASGFPPNALPPGTILAMELWEGPDNASEVRFRVFMQSLDFMHAPLSVTTASGYQTAPDSYGPALLEAHVTLDGQEDGPVMGRELFEQRVRGALEGRGLPRITFLPEMVSPQAPAPTLPVQP; encoded by the coding sequence ATGCGAACCTGGACATGCCTCGCCGGATTGCTCGCCCTGCTCCTGGGCCTGATACCCTGTCCGGTGTCTGCTGCCCCATCCGCGTATCACCTCAGCAAGGTCGTCATGCTGACACGTCATGGTGTCGCGGCACCGGCCGACGATAACCAGCTGCCCCGGATCACCGGCAAAGCCTGGCCGCAATGGCCTGTGGGGCCCGGCCAGCTCTCGCCGCGCGGCGCCGGGCTGCTGACGGCCCAATGGGCCTCCCTGCGTGCCCTGTATCTTGAGGCGGGCCTGCTGCCGGCGCAAAAGACCGAATCCCGGGTCTTCGTGCGTGCGGACAACACCCCGCGCAGCCGCGGCAGTGCCGAGGCCCTGTTGCGGGGCCTGACGCCGGGCACGCTGCCTTCCTATGCCGTGGTGAACCTGGATCCCGACCCTCTCTTTGAGCCTGTCCAGGCCGGTCTTGCCATCTTCGACCCGGCCGAGACGGCCCTGGCCGTCCTGGACCACATCAACGGGGACTTTTCCCAGTTCTGGGAAAGCCTGGGCGAGCCCATGTCCCTGCTGGACCAGCTCACGGGCCCCCTGTCCTCCGAAGCCTGCAACAGCATCAACCTGCCCGGCGGCTGCCGCCTGTCCGACATGGTCCCCTCCATCTCCATCATGGACATGGGCCGCCGTGTGGAGATACGGGGCGGCCTTGGTCTGGGATCGCCCCTGGTGGACCTGCTGGTGCAGGAATACGCCCAGTGGCCGCAGCAGGATGCCGCCTGGGGCCAGGCCAATGCCGCGGCCCTGCGCAAGCTCCTGCCCATCCGCAGCGAGATCTTCAATGCCCTGCACCGCACGCCGCTGGTCGCCGGCATCTACGGCGGCCCCCTGCTGCGGGACATGGCCCTTGCCCTTTACAGCCAGCATGCCGACCCGCGTCTCAACGAGGCCCGGTGCGCCGTTTTTGTAGGCAACGACAACAACCTGGCGGCCATCGGCTCGCTGCTGGGCATCGACTGGCAGGCGTCGGGTTTTCCGCCCAATGCCCTGCCGCCCGGCACCATCCTGGCCATGGAATTGTGGGAAGGCCCCGACAACGCCAGTGAAGTACGCTTCCGGGTCTTCATGCAGAGCCTCGATTTCATGCACGCGCCGCTGAGCGTCACCACGGCCAGCGGCTACCAGACGGCCCCGGACAGTTACGGCCCGGCCCTGCTGGAAGCCCATGTCACGCTCGACGGCCAGGAGGACGGCCCGGTCATGGGCAGGGAGCTGTTTGAACAGCGCGTCCGCGGTGCGCTGGAAGGACGGGGCCTGCCGCGCATCACCTTCCTGCCGGAAATGGTCTCCCCGCAGGCCCCGGCACCGACCCTTCCCGTACAGCCATGA
- the prfB gene encoding peptide chain release factor 2 (programmed frameshift), with protein MLQLSDLRARCQPLDQRFDNLWGRLDVAASEQRLAAIETELSRPNAWDNPEALTPLLREKRQLEDEVSRLNALKTCHDDMHEWLELAVESGEDEALESLAKQQDSLDALLDETELVMLLSGEEDNQDAILEIHPGAGGTESQDWAEMLLRMYTRWAARRHFTVEELDYLPGDEAGIKSVTLRISGPHAFGFLKSERGIHRLIRISPFDASGRRHTSFASVDVMPDVGDDIQLDIKETDLRFDTFRSSGPGGQSVNTTSSAVRVTHIPTGISAQCQNEKSQHHNKEAALCILKARLYNLELQKREAERAAQYAGKDAIAFGSQIRTYTLQPYRLVKDHRTNSECGDVEAVLDGQIDQFQHDYLLYRHEQQR; from the exons ATGTTGCAACTCAGTGATCTTCGTGCCCGTTGCCAGCCCCTCGACCAGCGTTTCGACAACCTTTGGGGGCGTCTT GACGTCGCGGCCAGCGAACAGCGTCTTGCCGCCATCGAAACGGAACTTTCCCGCCCCAATGCCTGGGACAATCCCGAAGCCCTGACCCCCCTGCTGCGCGAAAAGCGCCAGCTGGAGGATGAGGTCTCCCGCCTCAATGCCCTCAAGACCTGCCATGACGACATGCACGAATGGCTGGAACTGGCTGTGGAAAGCGGCGAGGACGAGGCCCTGGAATCCCTGGCGAAACAGCAGGACAGCCTGGACGCCCTGCTGGACGAGACGGAACTGGTGATGCTGCTCTCCGGCGAGGAGGACAACCAGGATGCCATCCTGGAGATCCACCCCGGTGCGGGCGGCACCGAATCCCAGGACTGGGCGGAGATGCTGCTGCGCATGTACACCCGCTGGGCTGCCCGGCGCCATTTCACCGTGGAGGAGCTGGACTATCTTCCCGGTGATGAAGCCGGCATCAAGAGCGTGACCCTGCGCATCTCGGGCCCGCACGCCTTCGGTTTCCTGAAGAGCGAACGCGGCATCCACCGCCTGATCCGCATCTCGCCCTTCGATGCTTCCGGCCGCCGCCACACCTCCTTCGCCTCCGTGGACGTCATGCCCGACGTGGGCGACGACATCCAGCTGGACATCAAGGAAACGGACCTGCGTTTCGATACCTTCCGCTCCAGCGGCCCCGGCGGCCAGAGCGTGAACACCACCAGCTCCGCCGTGCGCGTGACCCACATCCCCACGGGCATCTCGGCCCAGTGCCAGAACGAGAAGTCCCAGCACCACAACAAGGAAGCGGCCCTGTGCATCCTCAAGGCCCGTCTGTACAACCTTGAGCTGCAAAAACGCGAAGCCGAGCGCGCCGCCCAGTATGCGGGCAAGGACGCCATCGCCTTCGGCAGCCAGATCCGCACCTACACCCTCCAGCCGTACCGTCTGGTCAAGGACCACCGGACCAACAGCGAATGCGGCGACGTGGAAGCCGTCCTGGATGGCCAGATCGACCAGTTCCAGCACGACTATCTGCTCTACAGGCACGAACAGCAGCGCTGA
- a CDS encoding tetratricopeptide repeat protein — protein MDAKSWIQEIRAAGKLMAAGDLVGAENRYRQLLDKGTDNPLHKALALDGLGRAVFEQGRQAEAIEAIEAAVSLLRERQGVQDPATCGALQNLGRLYLAAGQVEKSIAVSREAVDGLRAGFGEDHPLVAGAMMRLSACLYMQRDLDGAEALLLKARDVFEKQSGDESRMDVSTCLNNLGRIHEERGDLEQGIALHRQAVAIRKELLGDHTETAFSLGNLGVALATAGQWQEAVDTLQEALDCYARAGHTTGPDIEGYRKNLEICRHALKMVAPGTTSQVSDD, from the coding sequence ATGGATGCGAAAAGCTGGATCCAGGAGATCCGTGCCGCCGGCAAGCTGATGGCTGCCGGGGACCTTGTCGGTGCCGAAAACCGGTATCGCCAATTGCTGGACAAGGGGACGGACAATCCTCTGCACAAGGCTCTGGCTCTGGACGGGCTGGGGCGTGCCGTCTTCGAGCAGGGCCGTCAGGCCGAAGCCATCGAAGCCATCGAGGCGGCCGTGAGCCTGCTGCGTGAGCGGCAGGGCGTGCAGGATCCCGCCACCTGTGGCGCCCTGCAGAATCTGGGGCGTCTGTACCTTGCTGCCGGACAGGTGGAAAAGAGCATCGCCGTGAGCCGCGAAGCCGTGGACGGCCTGCGTGCCGGTTTTGGGGAAGACCATCCGCTGGTGGCCGGGGCCATGATGCGCCTTTCGGCCTGCCTGTACATGCAGCGGGATCTGGATGGCGCCGAGGCGCTGCTGCTCAAGGCCCGGGACGTGTTCGAGAAGCAGAGCGGCGACGAGTCCCGCATGGATGTCTCCACCTGCCTGAACAATCTGGGACGCATCCATGAAGAGCGCGGCGATCTGGAACAGGGCATCGCCCTGCACCGCCAGGCCGTGGCCATCCGCAAGGAGCTGCTGGGCGACCATACGGAAACGGCCTTCTCCCTGGGCAACCTCGGCGTGGCCCTGGCAACGGCCGGCCAGTGGCAGGAAGCCGTGGATACCCTGCAGGAAGCCCTGGACTGCTATGCCCGTGCCGGGCATACCACCGGACCGGACATCGAAGGCTACCGCAAGAATCTTGAGATCTGCCGCCACGCCCTGAAGATGGTGGCTCCGGGGACGACATCCCAGGTCAGCGACGACTAG
- the argF gene encoding ornithine carbamoyltransferase, whose protein sequence is MSRLTNRDFLKETDFTSEDLIYLLDLAAALKKAKQEKREPKFLLDKNIVLLFEKDSTRTRCSFEVAAHDQGAHTTYLGPSGSQIGKKESMADTARVLSGFYDGIEYRGFGQSIVEELARFASVPVWNGLTNEWHPTQILADFLTMREHCDKPYKDQTMAYIGDARYNMGNSLMIASAMLGLDFRSVAPRALWTSDEIYEQACAIAERTGARITRTEDVDSGVKGCDFLYSDVWVSMGEPEDVWQERINLLTPYRIDSEMMRKTGNEHCAFLHCLPSFHNRDTIIGEKMYQRFGLECMEVSDEVFESPNSLVFAEAANRMHTIKAVMVATLADVPDDFVKQGRL, encoded by the coding sequence ATGAGCAGACTGACCAATCGAGATTTTTTGAAGGAAACGGACTTTACTTCCGAAGACCTGATCTACTTGCTGGATCTGGCCGCCGCACTGAAAAAAGCCAAGCAGGAAAAGCGCGAGCCCAAGTTCCTGCTGGACAAGAATATCGTGCTATTGTTTGAAAAGGATTCCACCCGGACCCGTTGCTCTTTTGAAGTGGCGGCCCATGACCAGGGTGCCCACACCACCTATCTGGGCCCCTCCGGTTCCCAGATCGGCAAAAAGGAATCCATGGCCGATACGGCCCGTGTGCTGTCCGGTTTCTATGACGGCATCGAATACCGCGGCTTTGGCCAGAGCATCGTGGAAGAGCTGGCCCGTTTTGCCAGCGTGCCGGTGTGGAACGGCCTGACCAACGAATGGCATCCCACCCAGATCCTGGCGGACTTTTTGACCATGCGCGAGCATTGCGACAAGCCCTACAAGGACCAGACCATGGCGTATATCGGTGATGCCCGTTACAATATGGGCAATTCCCTGATGATCGCCTCGGCCATGCTGGGCCTGGACTTCCGCAGCGTGGCGCCCCGGGCCCTGTGGACCTCCGACGAGATCTACGAACAGGCCTGCGCCATCGCCGAACGGACCGGTGCCCGCATCACCCGCACGGAAGATGTGGACAGCGGCGTCAAGGGCTGCGACTTCCTGTATTCCGACGTCTGGGTCTCCATGGGCGAGCCGGAAGATGTCTGGCAGGAACGCATCAACCTGCTGACCCCCTACCGCATCGACAGCGAGATGATGCGCAAGACCGGCAATGAGCACTGCGCTTTCCTGCACTGCCTGCCCAGCTTCCACAACCGTGACACCATCATCGGTGAAAAGATGTACCAGCGTTTCGGTCTGGAATGCATGGAAGTGAGTGACGAAGTCTTCGAATCGCCCAACAGCCTCGTGTTTGCCGAGGCCGCCAACCGTATGCACACCATCAAGGCCGTCATGGTGGCCACGCTGGCCGACGTGCCGGACGATTTCGTGAAGCAGGGCCGCCTGTAG
- a CDS encoding LexA family transcriptional regulator, producing the protein MTDSRSDPTIVQRLMQALEADTAVELARALGLPVTDVEQALAKGEVPDEWVRICAAETGCNADWIFFGRGPMRLPLVESGAMPACLMLEDVDDDVDMITVPLVVARLSAGSGSLEVSSEQEGGYAFRSDFLHRKGNPRRMVLMRVSGDSMVPEIQDNDLVLLDQGQTEIVSGRLYAIGFEDAIYIKRIDLLPGQIVLHSTNPAYPPVTLDLSGDCAEQFRVIGRVLWSGREYR; encoded by the coding sequence ATGACCGATTCCCGTTCCGATCCGACAATCGTGCAACGCCTCATGCAGGCGCTGGAAGCGGACACCGCTGTTGAACTGGCCCGGGCCCTGGGCCTGCCCGTGACGGATGTGGAACAGGCGCTGGCCAAAGGCGAGGTCCCGGACGAGTGGGTCCGCATCTGCGCCGCGGAAACAGGCTGCAATGCCGACTGGATCTTCTTCGGCCGTGGCCCCATGCGCCTCCCGCTGGTGGAGTCCGGTGCCATGCCCGCCTGCCTCATGCTGGAAGATGTGGATGACGATGTGGACATGATCACCGTGCCCCTGGTGGTGGCCCGCCTGTCCGCCGGTTCCGGCAGTCTGGAAGTCAGCAGCGAACAGGAAGGCGGCTATGCCTTCCGCAGCGACTTTTTGCACCGCAAGGGCAATCCCCGCCGCATGGTGCTGATGCGCGTCTCGGGCGACAGCATGGTGCCCGAGATACAGGACAACGACCTCGTCCTGCTGGATCAGGGACAGACCGAGATCGTCTCCGGACGCCTCTACGCCATCGGCTTCGAGGATGCCATCTACATCAAGCGCATCGACCTGCTGCCCGGCCAGATCGTCCTGCACAGCACCAACCCCGCCTATCCTCCCGTGACCCTCGACCTGAGCGGCGACTGCGCCGAACAGTTCCGCGTCATCGGCCGCGTACTCTGGTCCGGTCGCGAATACCGCTAG